The Nematostella vectensis chromosome 11, jaNemVect1.1, whole genome shotgun sequence nucleotide sequence CTcaccttaaaaattacaagaatcatgcagattgtccaaataaagaatatattagtttccttatatggaaatgaccgcgtttggcaaaaacgacaatttttggctcaattttctttatatgccccccaatatttaaaaataataagggAATTGCAGGATGGGCGTGGCTGTTCCCCAAATGTTTACTTGATATTCACCTATCGTGAatcctacccccccccccccccaaattcTTCGAGGTCTGCTACATATTTGTATGGCgacagaaaataaaagaatgaCGAGAGTGTTAGTACAGGCTTGAGTATGACGTGCCTCGAAAAATCCCATTAAAACAAAACTTGCTGCTCCctgttgtttttaaaaactaTTAAGAAGCGTGACCACAATTATTATGAAGTGGTGATACAGTTCGCTtggtttttcatttttttattcattcctTGTAAAATAGATGATTAGCTAAATGATGACCACCACTAATAATTTGCACATGCCTGTATAGAAGCAATGACTCGCCTCtgttaaaaaatgtaaaaaaaagatcTAAATTCTATGGTTATGGTTATAtggtttatttttgttatccaCACACTAATTTTCACATTATGTGCGCTTATTTTTCCTTatccattttttaaaagtctTTCCTTATCAAATTCAGATAACTGGCATgatgggctgcctgtggtttATGGTTTTCGTCATGTGCGCCGGCAAAACGATTTCAGCGGAAGGTATATTCTTTCTCGAATTATGTTTCtggacttgcactaagaaaccacgtgactttttgagtgacAAATCATGCCAACACAAATACAATGGCAGCGGCACTCACAACAGAAAGCGAcgaggaaaaaaatatgagatAAAATCATTGAAATAAGCTCTTCCGATATAGAAACTTTTTGGCTGATACGTAGCGTTGAATGAGGGTCTCATGGTATTATTATattgccgccaaaagccggaTCGCGGAGTTCGTTTGCtacccaaaaagtcacatgactTTTAGTGCAGTTTACTTCCGATCAATtgcgtaacaatctccgatgatttttaacggaaaccgcgaaaaatatttcaaaattgtaaaagcaatgTGTGTCTATTAGAAGTCTCTTCTAGAATGTGacttagagcggatggcctgttaaatagcgcggattccaatagattattttgtacCTTgttggttgaggtttccgtcggccctccggaaataaactggtgacaatgcggctttaacacaTTTGTTTTTAGTAACTTACGACTTCGAATCAAGTGATGAGCTGGCAACAATCACACCGCACCACACCGTCCAGATCACTGGCGAACGACACAAACACGGTCATCACGCTCTCAAGTGGTCATGGGATAGCAAGGCGCGGTTCCTCAACTGGTCGCTAAGCGTCCCGGGAACTGACATGAAGAGGGGAGGACTGCAGTTTCACCTGTATAGCGACCGTCCGCAAGCAGGTAACAAAACGGAATGTGTAGTGGCGACCCCATAAACGCTACTATATAGGAACATTGAGATTACGGCAACGGTAGAAAACAATAGAACGAATTCAAAAGTTTAGGTGTGTTACACGTTAAAGGTATTCTGTCTGGGATTTTACAGGGTCAGTGACAAGAGTGTATGATGTATTCAGAGGGGGGAGTAAGGGTTTGCGGTGATGCGGTTTTGGCCTTAAATCTGGCGCGGTTTTTCGGTTAACCGTATTTTATTCCGCGGTATTGCGGTTTCTCTAGACTGCGCGGTTTATTGACTTATTTTTATGGCTTTGCGGTTTTGGGCATTTTCTGTGCGGTTTCCGTGGTGTTTTTGTTAGGTTTTACGGTTTTCGCACCCTCCCTTACGCCCCCCTCTATTCGCATACTTTTGAGGAACCGATTTGAAATTATTATTTAGGATGATTATGGTTTTCAAGTTTGGCGTTGGAGTTTGAAAATGTTTAAATTGCTTTAGCTACATTCTTGACTCAGAACGAAACAGAATAAGGTTTCGTAAAAAATAAGGGCGTGCGCTccattctcttttttttcaggaaagtGTCTCAGGGTATGCACTGTTGTGAAGTCTCTTAGATTCCACCGAGAATGCACGTCCTGCTTTTTCTTGTCACTCAACTTCAAGGGCTGGCGCACGAACTGGGTCAAATACAAGGAATTCTCAGGTTGTCCGGCCGACTCTCCTCGTATACCCTCTTTTCAATGCTCATTCAACTCCAACCACGAACTAATCAAACTGTACATCGAATCTCCTGATACACCAGGCTCCATCTTTCTCGATTTCTtgaccttaagcaaggacaTGCATGCCGGATCACGTGATCTCGTGATCCCACCAATGATGAAGGCGGACGGATCGCGTTGTTTCGCTTGCGAGGAGTTCGGTACGATTGCTGAGAGTGACGCAGTGAAACACACGCCGCAGACGACGTTCTGGGAGCATGCGTATCGATGGCATCTCAGGTCTCGATCCAGGCCCCCTGTCCTCGCGCTTTCTGGAGATACGCTGAACAGAAAGGTGGCACAGCTGGCGAAAATGAAGCGACGAATGCTCGATTGGTTTTCGAAAACTGGCCAAGCGTACTTCGATTTGCTTTGGAGCAATCCGAAGACAAGGCCCGAAAGGCGATGGACGTTTCTGCTCCACGGAAGCTCCGATGCAGAAGCTTGttggaacaaaaaaaaagggaatatTCAATGTGCGCATGTGCTTTTCAAGGACATCAGTATCAACCCGAAGACCCTAGAAGGCCCTAGCCTTTACTGTCGTGACTGCGAAGAGAAAACTGTCAACAAAGAAATGAAATTTCGCTACATCTTTTACATCATCTTACTGCCGATGGCTCTTGAGTACCGCATTTGGTCTCAGGTCGACGCGCAAGCGTTCACCTTATCAAAGCGTTACTGTGATGGCAGCAACGACTTCCCAGCATTCTCCACCGAAGACTGGGCGGCCATTACGGGCAAGGACCAGGTCTTAGGTGAGATCTTCAAAGACACTTGGAATAAAGAGACGTTTTCTTCAACATGCTTGGATCGCTTCAAGGCCGGGATCAACGCGTTGAATAAGAAGCGCATTGGGAAGATCATGCTCCTGTTTAAGTACATCAGGAATGAAGGGTTTGCCGAGGGAAGCTCGCTAGGCTCCTTGGACCATCAGTTGCTGTACGGCCAAGGCTACTGGAACGCCGCATTCCTGATGTCTGACGTCATACGTACTCAGCAAGATCCCGGATTCACCCTAAAGAACCTCATTGACACCATGAAATGGTACACGGAGTTTGGGGAGTTGGATCAAAAAGAGTTTGAACACAAAGGCGCCACTTGCGATCGTGTTCGGATGCACATGCTGTTTAGGCTTCTAACCGTGCTTTCCATGCCGGAAGAAACAGTGGCCGAGAAAAACGAGAAGGTTGAAGACATGAAGAAGCTGAAGAAGTGGATAGACGTCGTCTTCACCCCTACGGAAGGCACTTATGGCTTGTTTAAACCCGATTACCTTGGCTTCCATCATCAGTTCTTCTACGCTGGGGCGTACCTTCCAGAGGCCTTATACATGGGTACCCTGGTGGCTTATGTGATGAGAGGGACTGGTGATGACCTCGCTTTGTCCTCGGAATCTGAGGCCAACCTCGCCAAGGCTTTAGGGGTGCTCCGGGACATTTCCGTCAAATACTCGACACCCTCGAGTACTAATGGACGCTATCCGACATACTTCAGGAGTATGCTTTCCAAAATGCCAACTGCTTTTGCACGAATGGCATTGAATCCGCCCTACGAGATTGGAGACAAGCCAACTTTGTTATCCGATACGGCAAATGCGAGAATGTTCGCTCGACTAAACCCTATAAGCTCTAACAGCCCTCTCTGCCCGAAAGACACGTCTGTCTGTTGGGGCACGATCGATGCTATAATGTATACCTTTTCTCTTGGGGACGCGGACTTTCTTGAAGAAGCCACTGAGATAATTAAATCCCAGGGAATAAAGCCTGAAGGTGCACCACAAGGAAACTGGGCGAAGAACTACGCTGCTTTGGCTATCCATAGACGTGAAAACTGGACAGTGACAGCGAAGGGATTTAGTAACCTCGTGTATAGCCCAGAGAGGTACTACAACGAGAATGAATACGGCTTGTTTGAAATGCACGGCGCTGTGCTGATCGCCAATAGCGAGGAGGCATTGAGGACAAAGCCCGTGGATGCAGGATGGGCGTGGGAGAAGATTCCTGGGACGACGTCTCTTGGGCTCACGTATGTCGAGATGCGGAACGTCGCTGGGAACAGGTAATAGTTggattaaatgttttttttattcgtgtCATTCTCAATTCTTTCTCGAATTATGCTATGAGTTGTCTTTTTATGACATCTTAACAacaccaccaatatcatcataaAAACGCCACCAAAATAACCcttatcatcataattaacACTAAGATAATCAGTTTCATCATAactaccatcactacaacCATCATTATTCATAGCTGTatcaggcctcgaaatattgatACGGCACGATACTGAaacattagaaaaatatttttctttgggggggggggggggcacagccacgcccctactggtcatttccatttttttaaagattgggggggaggggggctgtTACGCCCCTGTTATCATGATCGCTACAACAGCCTGCTCCAAAGtattcattatcattatcgtcatatcatcattatcgccATCATCAATACccaatcattatcatcatcatcttatcattataattatcttcatcctattttttccttttctctcGTCTTCCGATCACCGGATGCTAAAGTTTTCATCTGTTTACATCAATGGTTACACACCTCTAGTAATCAGCCCCCAGTCTATCAACTCATTTAAACCTTTCCTTTAAACCAGGTACACTAATTCCAAGAAGTTCGCTGGTGCTGTTTCCATCATCGGTAAAGCTCGTAACAAACTCATCGCAAATGGCGCCTTTGGAATGGACTTCGGGATGCCTGTCTACTGGTTCAAGGTCAGCGGTCATCCCCTGCAGGGCAAGCGCTTCGACTTTAAGAAATCCGTATTCTTTTTTGATGACATCCTAGTGTTCCTAGGGAGCGGATTGTCGTCCGATGTAAACGCCCCAGTGTTGACAACACTCTTCCAAGACACCGTGACGTCATTGTCCGTCTCCATGGATACCTCAGCGCTATACTTCTGTCACGGGCCTGCGATGACGAAAAATGATTTTAGCGGTGACGTTCAATTAGTTGACGTTCATGGCAATCGATATCATGTCCCCGCGGCCTCATCTAGGGACTTGGTTCTAGCAAGAGCTGTCACGCAATTTTCTATGAAAAGCAAAGGGCTTGACGTAAAGTCTCAGGGTTTCTATTGTACCGCGTGGTTTGATCACGGTCTGGGGACTGGGCACAGCCCAGCGGCCTATGAATACTTCGTACAAGTCAACTCCACAAAAATTCCCTTGGCGTACCCAGGTCAATACTTCAAGGTGTTAATGAAATCGTCCTCGGCGCACGTCGTAAAGAGCTTGATCAAGTCGACGTACGGTTATGTGGTATTCACGGCTGGAGCAATTCTCCCCGTGGAAGGCCCCCTTAAATCAGTCAGCGCTGAATGCCTGTTGATGGTCGAGCAGGTCGGAGAGAGCCTGGTGATTAGCGTCAGTTATCCGCAAATGAACCTAGGCATAGGGCATATCCCCACATCCGCCAAGGAAGTTAATCCCGACTTCTGCAAAGATGGTATCCCCACCGATCCGTTGTCCGCAAACTATAGATCCGCTCAGACCAGTGCTTTGTTCTTCTGCGCTGAAGACAAGGGCAAAACAATCGACGTTCAGCTTCATGACATCCTCGCCAGCTATGACGTCATGTCTACTTTGGTGGACGGAGAGGAAGTAGCCGCTGATGACGTGGTGCAAGCCTCGCCAGGTGCGCTGAGGATTCTGGGGATGAAACACGGGAAGAGCACTGAAGTCCACCTTCGCAGGCGTTGATGGCATATATGCCATTAGCTATAAAGGGACATTTACTGTTAGGTAGTATTCATGAAATATCCTGTAGAGACGGGGGAATTTGGCTCGGGACACCTTTAGAGTTCCCTCTTGAAATTtccgtccccccccccccccccactttaAAAATCCTTCCCCCCCTCCTAAGAGGGCTCATTTTTacaaagccccccccccccctcccttgatTGGTTAAAAATTTTCGGAGCATCTCCCCAATATCTTTCCCCCCTAGGATATTTAATAAGCACTTCCTTAGTTTAGGTCTTCTGTCTGGTAAAAGTCTTTGACGCAAAGCTGAGGTAGGAGGTAGCGTGAACTTTCACATTATATATTTCGACAGTCTTGATAGAGCGGGCATTCTAAGAATACACTTTTGTGCTAGGAGGGTTGCTTGGTACCTATATGGGAGAAAAATAGACTTGGTACTGGGACTGTTAATTGTTAGTTAGGTCTTATGGGGAATAAAGTACACTGTAACGGTTTTCAGTTGTTTTGTTGGGGTATGGAATGTGCATCCCAAGAATAAAACTGACCGTATGACATTATactaagttttttttgtttcttgtcttGTGTTACGGTCGGTGCCTACAGGGAAAAATCTTATGTTGCGTTAGGGTCTGAAGCGACCTGACGGATCGATAACAAAAAACCTAAAAATGAATTCGAGGAAGCTAAAATCGAGCAAGCAATCATGAACAACGGGAAAAAGAGAAATCggtcacaattttttttaaagtgcgTGACGTGCGTGATAACCCAGCATGCTACACGGTCGAGGTTCAAGCGTCTCTTGTGGTTGATGGTCGTGTGTGGAGGAAAGACCACATCTTGTCTTCGCTTTCCGCCTTCATACAACCCCCAAAAAACCCTATACCTTCAGGCTAGAGCAAACAGAACGCAGCCATGGGCCGGAAAAAGAGTTTCAACTGCACTGTTCAAGTTGCTGGGCTTGACTCCGACTATGAATGTCCGATAGACGTAAGTCATTCCCGCCTCGATCATAGAGCAACACTACAATAATTCGACAGTTTACACAATCCAAGCACCACAAATTTCATGAATGATATCTAATGAGCTAAGGAATAATTTCTTCGCATAGCTACGTAGTTATTAAACCACATAACAGTGGTATTATTCTCAATATTTGTCAAAGTTAGGAGCCGAATGCTGCCGATGTGTGCCGAAGTGTTAATAAAGAACTCCATTATGATTACATTCTAAACAAAGGCTATCACTTCTATTCTGCTAGCTCACTTTGATCGCAAATATACATACAATTTAATGTTTCCATAGCTGTTTATTTATACTTTTGAGCTTTGAACTTTCgaaaaaacatttcctaatGCTATCAAAACTGAGGCCAAACTTGATGATAGTCATGTGTTTATCTTATACCTGACAGCCTCACTTTCCTCACCTACTTTTTGGGTGACCTCTTTTAAAAATTCTCGCATTTTTGACTGCTTGTATGAATATTTTAGGCTTAACCTATAATAATTTCATTCTGTGATACATTCATTGTAATCTAACCATGTTTGTTTTGGTATcagttttcaaaattatttcatACCAGTATTACTTAACTTAAGTAATTTTAGATTGAAATTCCCATATTCCTTTTACTTGATATTATGCTTACAtatattattcttttttttttcttcttactTTTTCTCGTAGAATACGTCATACTTTTGTTTTGTATCCTGAGTCCAGAACTGGGAGATACTTATTAACTAAGGTCCCGGATTTCGAaccaaaatatataaaaaagatcTTGAAACATTCGATTCAACTCTTAgacatttttatttgatttctCCTGATTTCCTATCCAAGAATAAATTACGTGATTtgccatatttttatttttctagattattatgttttttttaatattttagtgTTAACACTGTGATCACTAAAGTTTGATAATATCTACAGTTTAGATTTCACAGGTGTATTTTGAtgctttttttcaaacaaaaagtgCTGCAAATGTTTGTACCCTTCAATTTAGATTTGCATATTTATACAGTGACTGTGATTTACCATGGAATTCATCTAActgtttttatcaaaataagaatctttatatttcatttttctaATAATTATTTAAGGATTTCTATGAAATTTATTACCATATGCTTTGTAATCTGACACCACTATACATTTCCTTCCAGAATAAAAAATCCAAGTCTAGTTTGGGAATAGCACATAGTCAAACCAACCAAAGAAATCGAAACCTCCTCCTTAAGTTGGATTTACTACACACTATTACAAAATTAGACAATGAATTAAGATTATGTGATGTCATGCAATTATGATTTTGGGTGTAATAAGGAAATATGCAGTTTTGGGATATTGTGATCAATGATCAATGCCATTTGGTTTTATCtgtccaagtaaaaaattgAATTTGCAACAATAATAGTCTCAGtcgctgtaaaaaaaatgcctcAAAATTATTTTGATCAAGATACTACTTTTATATTGTGCACCTTAAACAGTATTGTTCAAAAATTGTGCCCTGTTCCAGTTTGGGCAAACCCCTCCTTGGCAGTAAGTGTACTTTGCTTGAATAGCCTTGTTGATTTTATGGAATCTGTTTGAAGGGTTTTGAATGACAAGAAGCCAAAGGGTGATTTATCTGTTGGAAATCATCAGCGAGGGCTCACATAATATTAAAAACTTTAGTAAAGGAATGTGAATACTTAGGTGCACTCCATACAAAGTGATTGAATACCATTGATTATGTTCTGTATTCAATTGTAGAAAACTACCAAAGGAGATCACCTGTTTGATCAGGTTTGCGACCACATCGGCTTGGCCGAGAAAGAATACTTTGGACTACGTTACATTGACGAGAAAGATGGACAGGTAGTGTAAACTGCATatacaaaaataacaataaggCCTGACTTAATTAGGAGACTTCTACATTTTCTGCATGACCTGTCTTCTTAACGTTTCCTAGCATAGCCCTTGCGAAAAACATGTTTGTATCACATGGTAAATTTTGTAGCAGATAACACAGAAATATTTCTCACCTGCCAGAGAAACATTTTTGTGTCACTATTGTGTCACTACAAGACTTGGTGCACAGTACAAACAGTGTTTTTCCATTTGGCTAAACTAGAaaacatgtcacacaatacacttcacatgggacatgtcacacaatacacGTTACATGtgacatgtcacacaataccCATCACATGTCACATGTCTCCTAGTCTAGACAGATGGCTAAACTAGAAAACATGTCACATAATACACTTCACATGGGACATGTCACACAATCCACAATACACATCACATGTCTCCTAGTCTAGACAGATTGCTAAACTAGAAAAACATGTCACACACTACACTTCACATGGGACATGTCACACACTACATGTCGCATGTCTCCTAGTCTAGACAgatggctaaactaggaaacatGTCGCACGATACACTTCACATGTGACATGTCACGCACTTCACATCACGTCTCATGTCTCCTACGTACTCTAGACATatcttaaaaataataatggtaTAATGCctgtgataatgatggtgatgattatctGTGATAACTACATAGTTATGTGACTTCTCTGTCCTTTTAGTTCAACTGGCTGGAGGGGGATAGAAGTATAAAGAGACAGATGGGAAAAGGTAACAAACACGCTGCGCATTGTAAGTTTAGGTTTTTATAGGGAAAATACAAGCAAACAAGTTGATGATGTCTTTTTCCAATTTCTCTGTGTTAGATTATTTGGGGCAACAAGAATTTGATTTTGAATCCTGCAACAATGGTCCTTTATTTTCCAAAGTCAATTTCAGCTCTAGGCATTCTGGAGCCCTGTTCTGTACATTCAAGACCTTGGTCTAATATTTCTCCATACAGATATTGCGCTCAGCTCTTGTAGCTATGTAACTGTATACCGTGGCTGCACAATCCTCCTAAATAACTGTCAGGgtttaatataatttttaagAACTTGCCGGCTTTTTGGATTCTGGTGGGGAAAAATAGCCTATGAAAGGGGAATGCAGAAAAAAGAGCCGGCAAAGACTAGAAAACAGCTGGCTATCACCGGCAGCCAGCcactattttgaaccctgaaCTGTAATTGTCatttctggggggggggaggggggtgaataggttcgcaGATCGACGGATTCAGCCgagaaatgctcacggattacgtgattacggattttgattattatttcagcggattggcggagTTTGTAAATACGGCGGATCAaggatctgttgacaatttgggcacggattttggattttgactgctttgacggtcgaatttcagattttaaatgaatttcaatcgatgctatcgTTTATCTGTCTAACCATGcaaatctaaaaatatctgcggatccacaGATTTGCCCAAAAAATGTTGctgatcggcggatttacatacccctattcacccccccccccatttctCACTCCCTCTTTTCTCCTATTCCTCAGCTCCACTTCACTTTTATTTTGCCGTCAAGTTTTACCCCGAGAATCCAACCACGTTGAGAGAAGACATAACAAGGTACAGATGCGAGGATGGTGCATGTTTGGTCAAGTATACATGTATTGCTATACAATATCAAGAAGTGTTATCAAATGAGACATgatatatacacctatttcaatgtTGGttcaaatggcaaatggttgTTGTAAGACAAATCACTGCTTGTACTGTAGGTATAATTACCCCTTAGACTAAAGAGTAAGTAAACTAATCACACAAGTTATCCACATTTTCCTACATTGAGTGAAATAtggtatttttggggggaacACTGACATTTGGCAATCTCTATAgtatttgccatttgcaccgacaacatattttgaaattgATGTACCGTATATAGCTAATACGCATGACTTTTAGAATTACGcaattgtgcggaagcgcgtaatttggctttctccgcgtaatccacaaatttccgcgtaaacccgtgtaatttggctaaattttgaaagacaaaacatttaagtgcacagctgatgtgttcttttagggttcttacctctatttttcataaaaaaagagagatattcttcatAAGAGTgtgatatttcgaactgaatttcgaaaacaaataaaatgactaggcattctttgctaaaccgtgaaggcctaggactaataataaaatattggctggtggctagaaactcgcctaagatgtTTTCAGGCAAAAAATTaagcttttcaagttatttcatGCTTTCCTTcaatacaaaatgtagtttgcgCGTAACAATTGagattccgtgtaatttagcccgtaattcagtaaagaatcccgcaacaTTTTGAtttgtaaagaaaaatgtattgcaaaatccttCATAACTTGAGTGCGTAATGATTGGTTTTCTGTGTAATTTAGccaagaatcccgcgtaattttgagttttttccgtataattccagaagccctgaataTGTATCCAAAAtttgctgggggggggggggggggtggtgtgTAGTCATACAGTCAAGTTGCATAAAGAATTATAGTATTAGACAattctttaataagaaatgacccacttttgacAACCAAGGAGAGGGGCGCttcctgcccccccccccccccccccccccccgtgtaCAATTCTGTTTAGTTTTTAGGCATCCAAATAGCAGATGTTTGTATTAAAAGCTTGTTAGTTTAATGTTTGCAAACTGCTGTATGTCAATGTCACTTGTCAATGTTAAGATGTTATATCTTGATTTCAATTGTTGGATTTTGTGGACAGACGAACTTTTCCTTAACTACTATATCTATCATTGTTTTTAGATACCAGTTTGTCCTTCAGTTAAGAGAAGATTTGCTGAAAGGCAGGATACAATGTTCAAATCCCATACATGCTCTACTTGCCTCATACGTCATGCAAGGTAACCGTTCACACCATTTATGGTATGGCCAGCAAGACCTAAGACAAACTGTGAAGAAATTATATTGACAAGGAGTATTAAAAAACTGAAGAATCAGGGTTGAAGTTTGTTTGCACGTCTTGTGAAAATAGGGTTGTTTTACTCTTGTTTTGTGTGTTAGCCTTTCGTCAgcacttttctttttccttgtcAAAATGCTAATGCTTGACATGGCAGCCAGCAGTTAATGCTGCTTCTACGTTTTTgctgttataaaaaaataccacaaCCCTATAAAGCTATAAACATAAAGGGGGTTTGACAGGGCCCAAAGTCTCGTACCCTAAAAAAGAACCAATGCCATAAACTTACAGTACATATTTAGAAACTGATGTGGCACCTCAAATATAACCCTGAATTCTTGTGTGAAAATATCAGTCAATGTTTTAGACACAACAAACCTCttaaaaattgattttttatttgaacagCGGAACTTGGTGACCTTCATCCAGAAGAACATGAGGTAGCCTATCTGAGTGACTTGAAATTCTTTCCAAAACAGGTGAGCATTCCTATAAAGTTTTACTGTACTTTGAATTTTGCATGTGTTTCATCTGTAGGAGTGGAGCACCCCCAAGCCCCATTGCTTGGCTTAGTTAATGTACTAAAGTTGTACTGTTATCTGGGGTCTCAGAATGATGGCAGTGAAGCACACCCCATGGCTTAGTAATTGTTATATTTGTTCCTGTGTTTCTGTATGAGGAGTTAGGGGGTGCGCACCCCATTGTTCGACTTTGAGATTGTTTTATGTGTTTTGTGTCTCTGTATGAGGGTTTGAAGAATCCGCACCCAATAACTTCAAATGTTGTGAATGTATCATGATACATATGTGCCTGTGCTAAACAATGCTTTCTTAGCCTCCAGAGCTCAGGCAAAAGATTGAAGCTTTCCATCGAAAGCATGTGTAAGTAAAGTATGACCAACTTTATACATAAATAACTTATAAATCCTATAAGTTAACTAGTAGTATTTTTATAGTATCTTATTTGGAGttagtattattatttgttaaaCTACTGTACCTATGTATGTTcaattactgtaagtatcaGTGTTGTTTTACTAGTGGGATGACACCCTCAGATGCTGAGTTCCAGTACTTGGATAACGTCAGGAAGCTACCACTGTATGGCAGAGATATGTACCAGGCTTGGGTAGGAACAGTTTGCATGGTACTTCAACAGGGGACTTGGGctaagagatcatgtgactgtttgggtggcaaaatAATGCACACTCAGGCTTTcatcggcaaaataacagcagcAAAAAGCAAATAATTCAGCACTTTATAAGAAAAGCCAGAATTCTTTtctttcagaaagggtttagttcaTTTAAGGATATGATTCTTTCATCATTCTTTGGGTGTGACGGGTGTAGCTATTTctgatttttgtttgtttgattattttgttttgaatttgccacccagaaaggtcacgtgatctcttagcgcaagtcccctatttcGCAAGGGTTGCAGAGCACCATGAGATGTTAGGGGGGCTGATGTTTGAAAAGTGGGATCCAAGAGGATCACCAGGGGAAAACCCCACTTAATGATCACCAGGGGGGACCCAGCCAATGATAACTAGGGGGGGACCCAGGTAATGATAACCAGGGGGGGACCCAGGTAATGATAACCAGGGAGGGACCTAGCTAATGATCACCAGGGGGGACCCAGCTAATGATCACCAGGGGGGGCAGCTAATGATCACCAGGGGGGGGACCCAGCTAATGATCACCAGGGGGACCCATGTAATAATCACCAGGGGGGACCCAGCTAATGATCACCAGGGGGGACAAGCTAATGAT carries:
- the LOC5500953 gene encoding chondroitin sulfate ABC exolyase yields the protein MMGCLWFMVFVMCAGKTISAEVTYDFESSDELATITPHHTVQITGERHKHGHHALKWSWDSKARFLNWSLSVPGTDMKRGGLQFHLYSDRPQAGKCLRVCTVVKSLRFHRECTSCFFLSLNFKGWRTNWVKYKEFSGCPADSPRIPSFQCSFNSNHELIKLYIESPDTPGSIFLDFLTLSKDMHAGSRDLVIPPMMKADGSRCFACEEFGTIAESDAVKHTPQTTFWEHAYRWHLRSRSRPPVLALSGDTLNRKVAQLAKMKRRMLDWFSKTGQAYFDLLWSNPKTRPERRWTFLLHGSSDAEACWNKKKGNIQCAHVLFKDISINPKTLEGPSLYCRDCEEKTVNKEMKFRYIFYIILLPMALEYRIWSQVDAQAFTLSKRYCDGSNDFPAFSTEDWAAITGKDQVLGEIFKDTWNKETFSSTCLDRFKAGINALNKKRIGKIMLLFKYIRNEGFAEGSSLGSLDHQLLYGQGYWNAAFLMSDVIRTQQDPGFTLKNLIDTMKWYTEFGELDQKEFEHKGATCDRVRMHMLFRLLTVLSMPEETVAEKNEKVEDMKKLKKWIDVVFTPTEGTYGLFKPDYLGFHHQFFYAGAYLPEALYMGTLVAYVMRGTGDDLALSSESEANLAKALGVLRDISVKYSTPSSTNGRYPTYFRSMLSKMPTAFARMALNPPYEIGDKPTLLSDTANARMFARLNPISSNSPLCPKDTSVCWGTIDAIMYTFSLGDADFLEEATEIIKSQGIKPEGAPQGNWAKNYAALAIHRRENWTVTAKGFSNLVYSPERYYNENEYGLFEMHGAVLIANSEEALRTKPVDAGWAWEKIPGTTSLGLTYVEMRNVAGNRYTNSKKFAGAVSIIGKARNKLIANGAFGMDFGMPVYWFKVSGHPLQGKRFDFKKSVFFFDDILVFLGSGLSSDVNAPVLTTLFQDTVTSLSVSMDTSALYFCHGPAMTKNDFSGDVQLVDVHGNRYHVPAASSRDLVLARAVTQFSMKSKGLDVKSQGFYCTAWFDHGLGTGHSPAAYEYFVQVNSTKIPLAYPGQYFKVLMKSSSAHVVKSLIKSTYGYVVFTAGAILPVEGPLKSVSAECLLMVEQVGESLVISVSYPQMNLGIGHIPTSAKEVNPDFCKDGIPTDPLSANYRSAQTSALFFCAEDKGKTIDVQLHDILASYDVMSTLVDGEEVAADDVVQASPGALRILGMKHGKSTEVHLRRR